One Ostrea edulis chromosome 2, xbOstEdul1.1, whole genome shotgun sequence genomic region harbors:
- the LOC130052265 gene encoding apolipoprotein D-like, translating to METMIIIQIFLFGISKAFMLSADSCKSPPVANGYQNTRYNGLWYEVSKAQTAGGAFFEKDCVCTTIDVQPVPSATNGDSKAINSCRKITPTGNFMNATGTLSNEGPLGHWKEGFFPGAPKADYTIIYLTDNVAVEYDCSSFLGLYTNYCIHILSRTPTISSDEEDAAIKYAESLGLNTQNLPFHKTLQEGCW from the exons ATGGAGACAATGATTATAATCCAG ATATTCTTGTTTGGAATAAGCAAAGCGTTCATGTTGAGTGCTGATTCTTGTAAGTCTCCGCCTGTAGCCAATGGATACCAGAACACGAGATACAACGGACTCTGGTATGAGGTATCTAAGGCCCAGACAGCTGGCGGAGCGTTCTTTGAGAAGGACTGTGTATGTACGACTATCGACGTGCAACCTGTGCCCTCAGCAACCAACGGAGATTCTAAAGCCATCAACAGCTGCCGGAAGATTACACCCACGGGGAACTTTATGAATGCGACAG GAACATTATCGAACGAGGGTCCTTTGGGTCACTGGAAGGAGGGTTTCTTCCCCGGAGCTCCTAAG GCAGATTACACCATCATTTATCTGACAGACAATGTGGCAGTGGAGTACGATTGCAGTTCCTTCCTGGGGCTTTATACGAACTATTGCATCCATATTCTGTCACGAACCCCCACCATATCTTCTGACGAGGAGGACGCCGCTATCAAATACGCCGAGAGTTTAGGATTAAACACTCAAAATTTACCATTTCACAAAACCTTACAAGAAGGATGCTGGTGA